The candidate division WOR-3 bacterium DNA window ACCTAAAATATGACGGTAATTTTCTATCAATTTTTCCCGTTTGCGTGGGCTCAATCGGCATGCCAGTCCGCCGATAAATATGGCGATTTTTGTTACCAACCATCTGGGAAGTATGAATTGAAGTAACGTACCAAGGGGCATTAACCATGTAATTGCAAAGTTACGTGCCCTTTTCATTCTTTTTAACGAGATGCGACAAGAGAAGACGCCTTCTTGGCAAGCTTATCAGTCAATCGATTACATTTTCTCGGGACGAGAATGAATTTGACATTTGATAGAGAATCAAGCAGTTGCTTGGCACGCTGATACAGGGGTTTGAGTTTGTCGCTTTTAACTGAGTATTTTCCAGTTAACTGGTAGTAAAGTAACTCAGAGTCGGTCTGAATCGTAACAGATTGGATATTCATATTTTTTATCTCGGTTAACGCCGTAATCAACGCTTCATATTCAGCCTGATTGTTTGT harbors:
- a CDS encoding ribonuclease HI family protein yields the protein MKPKSPATDAQPYTVQVDGSSRNNPGPAGIGVAVIAPNGQLIKEISRFIGIKTNNQAEYEALITALTEIKNMNIQSVTIQTDSELLYYQLTGKYSVKSDKLKPLYQRAKQLLDSLSNVKFILVPRKCNRLTDKLAKKASSLVASR